In one Culex quinquefasciatus strain JHB chromosome 2, VPISU_Cqui_1.0_pri_paternal, whole genome shotgun sequence genomic region, the following are encoded:
- the LOC6043535 gene encoding uncharacterized protein C05D11.1: MGFQLVSSAKANGVIPVRKYRSEKTGLTVIVGEVEGPLVNGYFALATEAHDDDGLPHTLEHLIFLGSEKYPYKGILDLVANRCLASGTNAWTDTDHTCYTMTTAGSGGFLSLLPVYLDHILYPTLTDSGFITEVHHISEEGEDGGVVYCEMQGRENTGESRIHLEMLRAIYPNCGYSSETGGIMKNLRTSTDNEKVRAYHAGFYRPDNLHVIITGQIEPEDIFKALEPIEEKILAKGKLPPFTRPWQTPVDPVAESQTLKIVYPADEEDCGLVNVAWRGPKATTQYEELTACSVLLRYLSDTSVSPLQREFVEIEDPYASRVGYNIAENAESLLYISFENVLLGKIDAIHPKLQQVLGKIGTGEEKIDMKRMASVLERYILEALSNLESNPHDDVAFHVIGDVLYGEVEKDFDGRLNTNRCLQALKDKDEEFWRSLLNKYLVEPKSVVVQAVPSIEEQKRSAKEEQDRIEAQRTALGEEGLAQMGRELAEAMTKNEIPPPDEMLTSIPVPSTDGIKFHPVEIFKSSAGRSPAGLTLEKLPLYAEAYHLHTNFCYLMVTMNTEPVEPELRPYLLLLMELLTESPIRRDGELIPYEAVVAALESDTIETDARLGIETTSRFSLGPFGNTATLCMQVVRGKYEIGINWIAELLHKTEFTAERVKVCASKMVNDVAQAKREGNSIVRDLMKAMYYDKDSNVRVSSLLKQQKFLGELIKLLEGGAEGAEKVINRLNKVREIITRPENLGLHLAADWEEMAKLEVDLEGPWSKLVPSEGVPKKQLTVIPDWKLHTPGGNLANSTGVVVGLGSVESAFLYSSSKAITDFNDEDLAPLLLFLQYLTQLEGPLWRQIRGQGFSYGYNIVPRPNEGLLYFTLYRATNVVAAYKEAKSITEKQLQPNAEWDSTLLESARSSLIFEIIAREKSIGNVVVQSFLSSFKQVPAGYNQALVQRVGKVTEADLARVGAKYVKALFSSEARTAIVCHPDKAADIATAFGQLGHKLEVETSLESSILA; this comes from the exons ATGGGTTTCCAGCTGGTGAGTTCCGCCAAGGCGAACGGAGTCATTCCGGTGCGCAAGTACCGGTCGGAGAAGACCGGCCTGACGGTGATTGTGGGCGAGGTTGAAG GTCCCCTGGTCAACGGGTATTTTGCTTTGGCAACGGAGGCGCACGATGACGACGGGTTGCCACACACACTTGAGCACTTGATTTTCCTCGGTTCGGAGAAGTACCCGTACAAGGGCATCCTGGATTTGGTGGCGAATCGGTGTTTGGCTTCCGGAACGAATGCCTGGACGGACACGGACCACACGTGCTACACGATGACGACCGCTGGAAGCGGTGGGTTCTTGTCGCTGCTGCCGGTCTATTTGGACCACATTCTGTATCCGACGTTGACGGATTCCGGTTTCATCACGGAAGTGCACCACATTTCCGAGGAGGGTGAAGACGGTGGAGTTGTGTACTGTGAGATGCAGGGCCGCGAAAACACCGGCGAATCGCGGATTCATCTAGAGATGCTTCGCGCAATCTACCCGAACTGTGGCTACAGCTCGGAAACCGGCGGAATCATGAAGAACCTTCGGACGAGCACGGACAACGAAAAGGTTCGCGCTTACCACGCCGGTTTTTACCGTCCGGACAATCTGCACGTGATCATCACCGGTCAAATCGAACCCGAGGACATCTTCAAGGCGCTCGAGCCAATCGAGGAGAAGATCCTCGCCAAGGGCAAACTCCCGCCCTTCACCCGTCCCTGGCAAACCCCGGTCGACCCGGTTGCCGAGTCCCAAACCCTCAAAATCGTCTACCCCGCCGACGAAGAGGATTGCGGTCTCGTTAACGTGGCCTGGCGTGGCCCCAAAGCCACCACCCAGTACGAAGAACTGACCGCGTGTTCCGTGCTGTTGCGCTACCTCTCGGACACTTCGGTGAGTCCACTCCAGCGAGAGTTTGTCGAAATCGAGGATCCGTACGCGAGTCGCGTCGGGTACAACATCGCCGAAAACGCCGAATCGCTGCTCTACATCTCGTTCGAGAACGTCCTGCTGGGCAAGATTGACGCGATCCACCCGAAGCTGCAGCAGGTTCTGGGGAAGATTGGCACCGGCGAGGAAAAGATCGACATGAAGCGGATGGCCAGCGTGTTGGAGCGGTACATTCTGGAGGCGTTGAGCAACCTGGAAAGCAATCCGCACGACGACGTCGCTTTTCACGTGATTGGAGATGTGCTGTACGGGGAGGTGGAGAAGGAT TTTGATGGTCGTTTGAACACGAACAGGTGTCTGCAAGCGTTGAAGGACAAGGACGAAGAATTTTGGAGGTCACTGCTGAACAAGTACCTAGTGGAG CCCAAAAGCGTCGTCGTCCAGGCCGTCCCCAGCATCGAAGAGCAGAAGCGCTCGGCCAAGGAGGAGCAGGACCGCATCGAGGCACAGCGAACTGCCCTCGGCGAAGAAGGCCTGGCCCAGATGGGTCGCGAACTGGCCGAGGCCATGACCAAGAACGAAATCCCCCCGCCGGACGAGATGCTGACGTCGATCCCGGTTCCCTCGACCGACGGCATCAAGTTCCATCCGGTGGAGATTTTCAAGTCTAGCGCGGGACGGAGTCCGGCCGGGTTGACGCTGGAGAAGCTGCCGCTGTACGCCGAGGCGTACCATCTGCACACCAACTTTTGCTAC CTCATGGTCACGATGAACACCGAACCGGTTGAGCCGGAGCTGCGTCCgtacctgctgctgctgatggaaCTCCTGACGGAGTCGCCAATTCGCCGCGACGGTGAGTTGATTCCGTACGAGGCCGTCGTAGCGGCGCTCGAGTCGGACACGATCGAAACGGACGCCCGGTTGGGCATCGAAACGACCAGCCGGTTCAGCCTGGGGCCGTTTGGAAACACTGCCACGCTGTGTATGCAGGTCGTACGCGGCAAGTATGAGATCGGCATCAACTGGATCGCGGAACTGCTGCACAAGACGGAGTTTACCGCCGAGCGGGTTAAGGTTTGTGCCTCGAAGATGGTCAATGATGTGGCGCAGGCGAAGCGCGAGGGGAACTCGATCGTGCGGGACCTGATGAAGGCGATGTATTACGACAAGGACAGCAATGTGCGCGTGAGTTCGCTGTTGAAACAGCAAAAGTTTTTGGGCGAGTTGATTAAGCTGTTGGAGGGTGGGGCTGAGGGAGCGGAGAAGGTTATCAACCGGTTGAACAAGGTTCGGGAGATTATTACCAGGCCGGAGAATCTGGGGCTGCATCTGGCCGCCGACTGGGAGGAGATGGCCAAGCTGGAGGTTGATTTGGAGGGACCGTGGTCGAAGCTGGTGCCGTCGGAGGGCGTTCCCAAGAAGCA ATTAACCGTCATCCCGGACTGGAAGCTGCACACGCCCGGCGGCAACCTGGCCAACTCCACCGGCGTGGTCGTGGGCCTGGGCAGCGTCGAGAGTGCCTTCCTGTACTCGAGCTCGAAGGCCATCACCGACTTCAACGACGAAGATTTGGCCCCGCTGCTGCTGTTCCTGCAGTACCTGACCCAGCTGGAGGGTCCGCTGTGGCGCCAGATCCGTGGCCAAGGATTCTCGTACGGGTACAACATCGTCCCACGCCCGAACGAAGGGCTGCTCTACTTTACGCTGTACCGCGCGACGAACGTGGTCGCCGCGTACAAGGAGGCCAAGTCAATTACGGAAAAGCAACTCCAGCCGAACGCCGAGTGGGATTCGACCCTGCTGGAATCCGCGCGCAGTTCGCTCATCTTTGAAATCATCGCCCGCGAAAAGAGCATCGGCAACGTGGTGGTGCAGTCCTTCCTGTCCAGCTTCAAGCAGGTTCCGGCCGGGTACAACCAGGCTCTGGTGCAGCGCGTCGGAAAGGTAACGGAAGCGGATTTGGCCCGCGTTGGCGCAAAGTACGTGAAGGCGCTGTTCTCGTCCGAAGCGCGAACCGCCATCGTGTGCCACCCGGACAAGGCGGCGGACATTGCGACGGCGTTCGGTCAGCTGGGTCACAAACTCGAGGTGGAGACCAGCTTGGAGAGCAGCATTTTGGCGTAG
- the LOC6043534 gene encoding protein regulator of cytokinesis 1 — protein MDASIVVMESLEEVEQNVIEQAHTIMVGSVRRMRDLWVEIFDEQICQDHMSRLPEHIQTFFDEVYEESENRKTKILQTIDGLRREAANLRRLLKEDTVDGVGDEQPGMPLHLVQITLDRSLEKMREKLKHRHELIEEYLFEQETLCEELGEDLRNLPKDPLPSEATMCEFRTYLDNLRAEKLQRFDDIATMRRDIKIMMNHLGIVPQTEREQDLTEALNFPPTRVNLHDLRCLHEQVGAWYDDLKENIDRARAKLANLWNVLAVSPSHVKRYEKYNEYTQATYDKLFAELDRCETLRRENIQNFIEQTRVEIVQWWDKCLKSNEERSRFSTFKSEVYNEDLLTLHEMELNDLKDFYRTNETIFALVEQRREMWDKMILLEQKSSDPSRYNNRGGKLLEEEKERKRISIQLPKIETRLLEACKRYEEENKRKFTVFGESIEEIVQEQWKKREEGKLMVSSARKKANMATPTAANRTAALTRTPRTAETMLKHTSIAXXXXXXXXXXXXXKHSASKQLSTAGLKRKMPSPKAGVVKRSLLKDLNSPRAFAXXXXXXXXXXXXLMPPKSPAGKIPTIKVYDTKNGTKRRSRRKSQNKHRRSTSRPVPEIHVTSSSNSTIQSESVSYEHFENFFEQNTPNRSSLMPPGRAAAAAAAAMDAPGPSSRRITSRRNATATNNNLHTLIKTPSKVTLRNPVASSTMLATTMRSPSAVGNLTASGKKLMAASKNCPIIF, from the exons ATGGATGCGTCCATTGTCGTGATGGAATCGTTGGAGGAAGTTGA GCAAAATGTTATCGAGCAGGCGCACACAATCATGGTCGGTTCGGTGCGTCGGATGCGCGACCTGTGGGTGGAGATCTTCGACGAGCAGATCTGTCAGGACCACATGAGCCGGCTGCCGGAGCACATTCAAACGTTTTTCGACGAGGTGTACGAGGAGAGTGAGAATCGCAAAACGAAGATCCTGCAGACGATCGACGGGCTGCGGCGGGAGGCGGCCAACTTGAGGCGGCTGCTGAAGGAAGACACGGTCGACGGGGTCGGGGACGAGCAGCCGGGGATGCCGCTGCACCTAGTGCAGATAACGCTGGATCGTAGTTTGGAGAAGATGCGCGAGAAGCTTAAACATCGCCACGAGCTGATTGAGGAGTACCTGTTTGAGCAGGAGACGCTGTGTGAAG AACTCGGCGAAGACTTGCGCAACCTGCCGAAGGACCCCCTGCCCTCGGAGGCCACCATGTGCGAGTTCCGCACGTACCTGGACAATCTGCGCGCGGAGAAGCTGCAGCGGTTCGACGACATCGCGACGATGCGCCGCGACATCAAAATCATGATGAACCACCTGGGGATTGTTCCGCAGACGGAGCGCGAGCAGGACCTGACCGAGGCGTTGAACTTTCCGCCGACGCGGGTAAATTTGCACGATCTGCGCTGTCTGCACGAGCAGGTCGGCGCGTGGTACGATGACCTGAAGGAGAACATTGACCGGGCGAGGGCGAAGCTGGCCAACCTGTGGAACGTGTTGGCGGTCAGTCCGTCGCACGTCAAGCGGTACGAGAAGTATAACGAGTACACTCAGGCCACCTACGACAAACTGTTTGCGGAGTTGGACCGGTGCGAAACGCTGCGCCGGGAGAACATTCAGAACTTTATCGAGCAGACTCGGGTGGAGATCGTGCAATGGTGGGACAAGTGCCTCAAGTCGAACGAAGAACGGTCCCGATTTTCCACCTTCAAGAGCGAGGTTTACAACGAGGACTTACTGACGCTGCACGAGATGGAGCTGAACGATTTGAAGGACTTTTACCGGACAAATGAGACGATTTTTGCGCTGGTTGAGCAGCGAAGAGAAATGTGGGACAAGATGATCCTGCTGGAGCAGAAGTCGAGCGACCCATCCCGCTACAACAACCGCGGCGGAAAGCTGCTCGAGGAGGAGAAGGAACGCAAACGTATCAGTATTCAGCTGCCCAAGATCGAGACGCGATTGCTGGAGGCCTGCAAGCGATACGAGGAAGAAAACAAGCGCAAATTCACCGTCTTTGGCGAATCCATCGAGGAAATCGTCCAGGAGCAGTGGAAGAAGCGCGAAGAGGGCAAGCTAATGGTTTCGAGCGCCCGCAAAAAGGCCAACATGGCCACTCCGACGGCGGCGAACCGAACTGCGGCACTCACGCGAACTCCGCGCACCGCCGAAACCATGCTCAAACACACCAGTATTGCNNNNNNNNNNNNNNNNNNNNNNNNNNNNNNNNNNNNNNNNAAGCACTCCGCCAGCAAGCAGCTCTCAACGGCCGGCTTGAAGCGCAAAATGCCCTCGCCCAAGGCCGGCGTGGTCAAGCGATCGCTGCTCAAAGACCTCAACAGCCCGCGGGCGTTCGCNNNNNNNNNNNNNNNNNNNNNNNNNNNNNNNNNNNNNCTCATGCCGCCGAAATCCCCCGCCGGCAAGATCCCCACCATCAAGGTGTACGACACCAAGAACGGAACCAAGCGG CGCTCGCGGCGAAAGTCCCAGAACAAACACCGTCGAAGCACCTCCAGACCCGTCCCGGAAATCCACGTTACGTCCAGCTCAAACTCCACGATCCAATCGGAATCGGTGTCGTACGAGCACTTTGAG AACTTCTTCGAGCAAAACACCCCGAACCGGTCCTCCCTGATGCCACCCGGTAGAGCTGCGGCGGCAGCTGCCGCGGCCATGGACGCGCCCGGCCCATCGTCCCGGCGGATAACGTCCCGACGGAACGCCACGGCAACCAACAACAACCTGCACACGCTGATCAAAACCCCGTCCAAGGTGACGCTGCGCAATCCGGTGGCCTCGTCGACGATGCTCGCCACCACGATGCGGTCGCCGTCGGCCGTCGGCAACCTAACGGCCAGCGGCAAGAAGCTCATGGCGGCGTCCAAGAACTGCCCGATCATCTTTTAG
- the LOC6043533 gene encoding oligoribonuclease, whose translation MGWLPLRQILGFQTRIIAHRLKMSTAPPPPKPPSQHNLVWIDLEMTGLNVETDRIIEIACIVTNKNLDVLERGPDVVIHEPAQVMEAMNEWCKVNHAKTGLTQAVANSKVTLAEAEQQVLDFVKRHCPEKACPLAGNSIYMDRMFLNRYMPRLNDYLHYRIVDVSTIKEVCKRWNRSIFSHAPPKKLAHRALEDIEESIKELKYYKQYMFQEVAKRGLGLGC comes from the exons ATGGGCTGGCTTCCATTGAGGCAAATCCTGGGCTTCCAGACCAGAATAA TTGCCCACCGACTCAAAATGTCCACCGCGCCCCCGCCCCCGAAACCGCCCTCCCAGCACAACTTGGTTTGGATCGATCTGGAAATGACGGGCCTCAACGTGGAAACGGACCGCATCATCGAGATCGCCTGCATCGTAACGAACAAAAACCTGGACGTGCTGGAGCGTGGCCCGGACGTCGTCATCCACGAACCCGCCCAGGTCATGGAAGCGATGAACGAGTGGTGCAAGGTGAATCACGCCAAAACCGGACTCACCCAGGCGGTCGCCAATTCGAAGGTGACCCTGGCGGAAGCCGAGCAGCAAGTGTTGGACTTTGTGAAGCGACACTGCCCGGAGAAGGCGTGTCCGCTGGCGGGAAATTCGATCTACATGGATCGGATGTTTTTGAACCGGTACATGCCACGTTTGAACGACTACCTGCACTACCGGATAGTGGACGTCAGTACGATCAAGGAGGTGTGCAAGCGCTGGAACAGGTCGATCTTTAGCCATGCGCCGCCGAAGAAGCTGGCGCATCGTGCGCTGGAGGACATTGAGGAGAGCATCAAGGAGCTGAAATACTACAAGCAGTACATGTTTCAGGAAGTCGCTAAGCGTGGGTTGGGATTGGGTTGTTAA
- the LOC6043532 gene encoding uncharacterized protein LOC6043532: MMTRRKSIHESLVTQQNQNKQKEGAPDVAEGKKTPGPGKQMQPRKRINQRRVSEAAPGTLQNGTNGHQAPVNGMDADDIPKFKGYRIIEIDHFLQWSAYSQFMHSKHCPGGLLKPYQEYVSGCYSTFAMKCSKCSAIITRSSENYIHHNKLMNRLVKGSVQMGKDYDEMSNFMESLEIPFVTKDEFSSIKSQMQLNSSLDDQSSLQKAVEELERASVASKRKRHGSCKYHYEVLKVYLNKKMRKIEENLQLSVNDSVALAVNAHLKTSPTSSLPQPVQTTPPPERAAPRPSPAKAIASGRASPTDLPRPAPPGNLFIQQP; this comes from the exons ATGATGACCAGGAGAAAATCGATTCACGAATCCCTTGTGAcacaacaaaatcaaaacaagcaaaaagaGGGAGCGCCGGATGTGGCAGAGGGGAAGAAGACTCCCGGTCCAGGAA AACAAATGCAACCCCGTAAGCGCATCAACCAGCGGCGAGTCTCGGAAGCGGCTCCGGGAACCCTTCAGAACGGCACGAATGGCCACCAAGCTCCCGTTAACGGGATGGACGCCGACGACATCCCCAAGTTTAAGGGCTACCGCATCATCGAAATCGATCACTTCCTGCAGTGGTCCGCGTACTCCCAGTTTATGCACTCCAAGCACTGCCCCGGCGGATTGCTGAAACCATACCAGGAGTACGTAAGCGGCTGCTACTCCACCTTCGCCATGAAATGCAGCAAGTGTTCGGCCATCATCACGCGCTCCTCGGAGAACTACATCCACCACAACAAGCTGATGAACCGACTGGTCAAGGGCTCCGTCCAGATGGGCAAGGACTACGACGAAATGTCCAACTTTATGGAGTCGCTCGAGATCCCGTTCGTCACCAAGGACGAGTTCAGCTCGATCAAGTCCCAGATGCAGCTCAACTCCTCCCTGGACGATCAGTCCTCGCTGCAGAAGGCCGTCGAAGAGCTGGAGCGCGCGTCGGTGGCGTCCAAACGGAAGCGGCACGGCAGCTGCAAGTACCACTACGAAGTGCTCAAGGTCTACCTGAACAAAAAGATGCGCAAAATCGAAGAGAACCTGCAGCTTTCGGTCAACGACTCGGTAGCGCTGGCCGTCAACGCGCACCTCAAAACGTCTCCCACGTCCAGCTTGC CCCAACCAGTCCAAACAACGCCACCGCCGGAACGAGCGGCACCACGTCCATCGCCAGCCAAAGCAATCGCTTCGGGGCGGGCTTCTCCAACGGACCTCCCGCGACCAGCACCTCCGGGGAATCTCTTCATACAGCAGCCGTAA
- the LOC6043531 gene encoding succinate dehydrogenase cytochrome b560 subunit, mitochondrial — translation MAGLILRSACRRALLQSQNAASPMLAARTVVLKTVQADNRPGESHDDRNARLQRPQSPHLTIYSFQLTAVLSITHRMTGMALAGYATALGLGALAMPHDATHYLTMLEGLSAPTLMALKFTMAYPFSYHTVNGVRHLFWDLGKFLSIKEVYTTGYTMLLVSGVLAAGLTFL, via the exons ATGGCTGGACTAATTTTGAG ATCCGCTTGCCGTCGCGCTCTGCTGCAGAGCCAGAATGCCGCCTCGCCGATGTTGGCCGCCCGCACGGTGGTGCTGAAGACGGTCCAGGCCGATAACCGCCCGGGGGAATCACACGACGACCGGAATGCGCGCCTCCAGCGGCCCCAGTCGCCCCACCTGACCATCTACTCGTTCCAGCTGACGGCGGTCCTGTCGATTACGCACCGTATGACCGGAATGGCGCTGGCCGGGTACGCGACCGCCCTGGGGCTGGGTGCGCTGGCCATGCCCCACGACGCCACCCACTATCTGACGATGCTGGAGGGACTGAGCGCGCCGACGCTGATGGCCCTAAAGTTCACGATGGCCTACCCGTTCTCGTACCACACGGTGAACGGCGTGCGCCATCTGTTCTGGGATCTGGGCAAGTTCCTGTCCATCAAGGAGGTGTACACGACCGGGTACACGATGCTGCTGGTTTCGGGCGTGCTGGCCGCCGGGCTGACCTTCCTGTGA
- the LOC119767169 gene encoding LOW QUALITY PROTEIN: oligoribonuclease-like (The sequence of the model RefSeq protein was modified relative to this genomic sequence to represent the inferred CDS: inserted 1 base in 1 codon): MGWLPLRQILGFQTRIIAHRLKMSTAPPPPKPPSQHNLVWIDLEMTGLNVETDRIIEIACIVTNKNLDVLERXPDVVIHEPAQVMEAMNEWCKVNHAKTGLTQAVANSKVTLAEAEQQVLDFVKRHCPEKACPLAGNSIYMDRMFLNRYMPRLNDYLHYRIVDVSTIKEVCKRWNGSIFSHAPPKKLAHRALEDIEESIKELKYYKQYMFQGSR, encoded by the exons ATGGGCTGGCTTCCATTGAGGCAAATCCTGGGCTTCCAGACCAGAATAA TTGCCCACCGACTCAAAATGTCCACCGCGCCCCCGCCCCCGAAACCGCCCTCCCAGCACAACTTGGTTTGGATCGATCTGGAAATGACGGGCCTCAACGTGGAAACGGACCGCATCATCGAGATCGCCTGCATCGTAACGAACAAAAACCTGGACGTGCTGGAGC GGCCCGACGTCGTCATCCACGAACCCGCCCAGGTCATGGAAGCGATGAACGAGTGGTGCAAGGTGAATCACGCCAAAACCGGACTCACCCAGGCGGTCGCCAATTCGAAGGTGACCCTGGCGGAAGCCGAGCAGCAAGTGTTGGACTTTGTGAAGCGACACTGCCCGGAGAAGGCGTGTCCGCTGGCGGGAAATTCGATCTACATGGATCGGATGTTTTTGAACCGGTACATGCCACGTTTGAACGACTACCTGCACTACCGGATAGTGGACGTCAGTACGATCAAGGAGGTGTGCAAGCGCTGGAACGGGTCGATCTTTAGCCATGCGCCGCCGAAGAAGCTGGCGCATCGTGCGCTGGAGGACATTGAGGAGAGCATCAAGGAGCTGAAATACTACAAGCAGTACATGTTTCAGGGAAGTCGCTAA
- the LOC119767683 gene encoding uncharacterized protein LOC119767683, with protein sequence MQPRKRINQRRVSEAAPGTLQNGTNGHQAPVNGMDADDIPKFKGYRIIEIDHFLQWSAYSQFMHSKHCPGGLLKPYQEYVSGCYSTFAMKCSKCSAIITRSSENYIHHNKLMNRLVKGSVQMGKDYDEMSNFMESLEIPFVTKDEFSSIKSQMQLNSSLDDQSSLQKAVEELERASVASKRKRHGSCKYHYEVLKVYLNKRCAKSKRTCSFRSTTR encoded by the coding sequence ATGCAACCCCGTAAGCGCATCAACCAGCGGCGAGTCTCGGAAGCGGCTCCGGGAACCCTTCAGAACGGCACGAATGGCCACCAAGCTCCCGTTAACGGGATGGACGCCGACGACATCCCCAAGTTTAAGGGCTACCGCATCATCGAAATCGATCACTTCCTGCAGTGGTCCGCGTACTCCCAGTTTATGCACTCCAAGCACTGCCCCGGCGGATTGCTGAAACCATACCAGGAGTACGTAAGCGGCTGCTACTCCACCTTCGCCATGAAATGCAGCAAGTGTTCGGCCATCATCACGCGCTCCTCGGAGAACTACATCCACCACAACAAGCTGATGAACCGACTGGTCAAGGGCTCCGTCCAGATGGGCAAGGACTACGACGAAATGTCCAACTTTATGGAGTCGCTCGAGATCCCGTTCGTCACCAAGGACGAGTTCAGCTCGATCAAGTCCCAGATGCAGCTCAACTCCTCCCTGGACGATCAGTCCTCGCTGCAGAAGGCCGTCGAAGAGCTGGAGCGCGCGTCGGTGGCGTCCAAACGGAAGCGGCACGGCAGCTGCAAGTACCACTACGAAGTGCTCAAGGTCTACCTGAACAAAAGATGCGCAAAATCGAAGAGAACCTGCAGCTTTCGGTCAACGACTCGGTAG